One segment of Streptomyces sp. NBC_01463 DNA contains the following:
- a CDS encoding sugar ABC transporter permease codes for MAVHTSQSVAKAAGDDVARGRSRGTGNPPPPSRLRRALSTHWYAWTMVAPVVVVIGVIIGYPLVRGIYLSLTDANERNVARSIGVNHMPATYEFVGLDNYTAALTGDQFLGTLGWTLVWTVSCVAITFALGMALANILNRRIAGRSAYRMALILPWAIPGFVSVFAWRFLYNEDRGLLNKILSGGGFDGIAWLDDPTWAKISVIAVNVWLGVPFMMVALLGGLQSIPSEHYEAAEMDGATAWQRFRHITLPGLRPVSTTVILLSTIWTFNMFPVIYLLTRGGPGEATQILVTQAYKFSFEISPRDFAQSSTWGVLILVLLLLFATVYRRVLRTQGDDW; via the coding sequence ATGGCTGTCCACACCAGCCAGTCGGTGGCGAAGGCCGCGGGCGACGACGTCGCCCGCGGCCGGAGCCGCGGTACTGGCAACCCCCCGCCGCCGAGCAGGCTCCGGCGGGCTCTGTCGACGCACTGGTACGCCTGGACGATGGTGGCCCCGGTCGTCGTCGTGATCGGCGTGATCATCGGGTACCCGCTGGTCCGCGGCATCTACCTGTCGCTGACGGACGCCAACGAGCGCAACGTCGCGCGGTCCATCGGTGTCAACCACATGCCCGCCACGTACGAGTTCGTGGGCCTGGACAACTACACCGCCGCGCTCACCGGTGACCAGTTCCTCGGCACGCTCGGGTGGACCCTGGTGTGGACGGTCTCCTGCGTGGCCATCACCTTCGCCCTCGGCATGGCGCTCGCGAACATCCTCAACCGCAGGATCGCCGGCCGCTCCGCCTACCGGATGGCCCTCATCCTGCCCTGGGCCATCCCCGGCTTCGTCTCCGTCTTCGCCTGGCGCTTCCTCTACAACGAGGACCGCGGGCTGCTCAACAAGATCCTCTCCGGCGGCGGTTTCGACGGCATCGCCTGGCTCGACGACCCCACCTGGGCGAAGATCTCCGTCATCGCCGTCAACGTGTGGCTCGGTGTGCCGTTCATGATGGTCGCCCTCCTCGGCGGGCTCCAGTCCATACCCAGCGAGCACTACGAGGCCGCCGAGATGGACGGCGCCACCGCCTGGCAGCGCTTCCGCCACATCACGCTGCCCGGACTGCGGCCCGTCTCCACGACGGTGATCCTGCTCTCCACCATCTGGACCTTCAACATGTTCCCGGTGATCTACCTGCTGACCCGCGGCGGACCCGGCGAGGCCACCCAGATCCTGGTCACCCAGGCGTACAAGTTCTCCTTCGAGATCAGCCCGCGCGACTTCGCGCAGTCCTCCACCTGGGGCGTGCTGATCCTCGTACTCCTGCTGCTCTTCGCCACCGTGTACCGGCGAGTCCTCCGCACCCAGGGAGACGACTGGTGA
- a CDS encoding carbohydrate ABC transporter permease, with amino-acid sequence MTTTAPTPAARHSAPKVRRRGERSPLASTALHLTLIVASVIAVFPVLWVLLTSLKPAAFATTTDFFKETTFENYTNLLQNTKFLTWFGNSVVVAGLTTLIGVIVSASTGYAVSRFRFPGKRGLMWTLLITQMFPVAVLIVPIYNIMAGMGLLNKPAGLVITYLTISVPFCAWMMKGFFDTIPREIDESGQVDGLTPFGTFWRLILPLAKPGLAVTAFYSFITAWGEVAYASAFMVGEDNLTLAGGLQLFVNQYGAQWGPMTAASVLIAIPAALVFLFAQKHLVTGMSAGAVKG; translated from the coding sequence GTGACCACCACCGCACCCACCCCCGCCGCGCGGCACTCCGCGCCCAAGGTCCGGCGGCGCGGCGAGCGTTCACCGCTGGCCTCCACCGCACTGCACCTGACGCTGATCGTCGCGTCCGTGATCGCGGTCTTCCCCGTGCTCTGGGTCCTGCTCACCTCGCTGAAGCCCGCCGCGTTCGCGACCACCACGGACTTCTTCAAAGAGACGACGTTCGAGAACTACACGAACCTGCTCCAGAACACGAAGTTCCTGACCTGGTTCGGCAACTCGGTGGTCGTCGCCGGTCTCACGACTCTGATCGGCGTGATCGTCTCCGCCTCCACCGGCTACGCGGTCAGCCGCTTCCGCTTCCCCGGCAAGCGCGGACTGATGTGGACGCTGCTGATCACCCAGATGTTCCCGGTCGCCGTCCTCATCGTGCCGATCTACAACATCATGGCGGGCATGGGGCTGCTCAACAAGCCCGCCGGTCTGGTCATCACCTACCTCACCATCTCGGTGCCGTTCTGCGCCTGGATGATGAAGGGCTTCTTCGACACCATCCCGCGCGAGATCGACGAGTCCGGCCAGGTCGACGGCCTCACCCCGTTCGGCACGTTCTGGCGGCTCATCCTGCCGCTGGCCAAGCCGGGCCTCGCCGTCACCGCGTTCTACTCCTTCATCACCGCCTGGGGCGAGGTGGCGTACGCCTCCGCCTTCATGGTGGGCGAGGACAACCTCACGCTCGCGGGCGGACTGCAGCTGTTCGTCAACCAGTACGGGGCGCAGTGGGGTCCGATGACCGCCGCGTCCGTGCTCATCGCGATACCCGCGGCCCTGGTCTTCCTGTTCGCGCAGAAGCACCTCGTCACCGGCATGTCCGCCGGAGCCGTCAAGGGCTGA
- a CDS encoding glycoside hydrolase family 13 protein — MTQHLAAPSTGTSDGAPGHRTGWWQDAVIYQVYPRSFADGNGDGMGDLAGVTARLPYLKDLGVDAVWLSPFYASPQADAGYDVADYRAIDPMFGTLLDADALIRDAHDLGLRIIVDLVPNHSSDQHEWFKRALTEGPGSALRERYHFRAGKGADGELPPNDWESIFGGPAWTRTTDPDGTPGEWYLHLFAPEQPDFNWEHPAVADEFRSILRFWLDMGVDGFRVDVAHGLVKAEGLPDLGTHDQLKLLGNDVMPFFDQDGVHEIYRSWRTILDEYPDAMGPEGPSSEGRRRATGGRIAVAEAWTPTVERTANYVRPDEMHQAFNFQYLATAWDAAELRTVIDTSLNAMRPVGAPTTWVLSNHDVTRHATRFANPPGLGTQIRTAGDRELGLRRARAASLLMLALPGSAYVYQGEELGLPDVTDLPDEARQDPSFFRAEGQDGFRDGCRVPIPWTREGSSHGFGDGGSWLPQPAGWGELSIEAQTGEAGSTLELYRAALAARRVHPGLGAGTAVEWLDAPEGVLVFARPGFVCTVNTTGAPVRIPVRGSVLLSSTPVHTDGAEAELPADTTVWWTV; from the coding sequence ATGACCCAGCACCTCGCTGCCCCCTCCACCGGCACGTCCGACGGCGCCCCGGGCCACCGCACCGGCTGGTGGCAGGACGCGGTGATCTACCAGGTCTATCCGCGCAGCTTCGCCGACGGCAACGGCGACGGCATGGGCGATCTCGCAGGCGTCACCGCCCGGCTCCCGTACCTCAAGGACCTCGGCGTCGACGCGGTGTGGCTCAGCCCCTTCTACGCCTCCCCGCAGGCCGACGCGGGCTACGACGTCGCCGACTACCGGGCCATCGACCCGATGTTCGGCACCCTGCTGGACGCCGACGCCCTGATCAGGGACGCCCACGACCTGGGCCTGCGGATCATCGTCGACCTGGTGCCCAACCACTCGTCCGACCAGCACGAGTGGTTCAAGCGCGCGCTCACCGAGGGCCCCGGCTCCGCCCTGCGCGAGCGCTACCACTTCCGCGCCGGCAAGGGCGCCGACGGCGAACTCCCGCCCAACGACTGGGAGTCCATCTTCGGCGGACCGGCCTGGACCCGGACCACCGACCCGGACGGCACCCCCGGCGAGTGGTACCTCCACCTCTTCGCGCCCGAGCAGCCCGACTTCAACTGGGAACACCCCGCCGTCGCCGACGAGTTCCGCTCGATCCTGCGCTTCTGGCTCGACATGGGCGTCGACGGCTTCCGCGTCGACGTCGCCCACGGCCTGGTCAAGGCCGAGGGGCTCCCGGACCTGGGCACGCACGACCAGCTGAAGCTGCTCGGGAACGACGTCATGCCGTTCTTCGACCAGGACGGTGTGCACGAGATCTACCGCAGCTGGCGCACCATCCTCGACGAGTACCCCGATGCGATGGGGCCCGAAGGGCCTTCGTCAGAGGGGCGGCGGCGGGCGACGGGCGGGCGGATCGCGGTCGCCGAGGCCTGGACCCCGACCGTCGAGCGCACCGCCAACTACGTGCGCCCCGACGAGATGCACCAGGCCTTCAACTTCCAGTACCTGGCGACCGCCTGGGACGCCGCCGAGCTGCGCACCGTCATCGACACCTCGCTGAACGCCATGCGTCCGGTCGGCGCCCCCACCACCTGGGTGCTCTCCAACCACGACGTCACCCGGCACGCCACCCGGTTCGCCAACCCGCCCGGCCTCGGCACCCAGATCCGGACCGCGGGCGACCGCGAACTGGGCCTGCGCCGGGCCCGTGCGGCCAGCCTGCTGATGCTGGCGCTGCCCGGCTCCGCCTACGTCTACCAGGGCGAGGAGCTCGGCCTGCCCGACGTCACCGACCTGCCCGACGAGGCCCGCCAGGACCCGTCGTTCTTCCGGGCCGAGGGCCAGGACGGCTTCCGCGACGGCTGCCGGGTGCCGATCCCGTGGACCCGCGAGGGCAGCAGCCACGGCTTCGGCGACGGCGGCAGCTGGCTGCCGCAGCCCGCCGGCTGGGGCGAGCTCAGCATCGAGGCGCAGACCGGCGAGGCCGGCTCCACCCTGGAGCTGTACCGTGCCGCGCTCGCCGCCCGCCGGGTGCACCCCGGGCTCGGCGCCGGCACCGCGGTGGAGTGGCTCGACGCCCCCGAGGGCGTCCTGGTCTTCGCCCGCCCCGGCTTCGTCTGCACCGTGAACACGACGGGCGCCCCGGTCCGCATCCCCGTACGCGGCAGCGTCCTGCTGTCCAGCACCCCGGTCCACACCGACGGTGCCGAGGCCGAGCTGCCCGCCGACACCACGGTGTGGTGGACGGTGTGA
- a CDS encoding LacI family transcriptional regulator, whose translation MVDGVTVPPPRAGTALRLSDIAGQASVSEATVSRVLNGKPGVADTTRQRVLAALDILGYERPVRLRQRSAGLIGLVTPELTNPIFPAFAQSVEQVLAGHGYTPVLCTQLPGGATEDELVEQLVERGVGGIVFLSGLHADTSADPARYAALTDRGVPFVLINGYNERISAPFVSPDDNAAVRMAVGHLAELGHRRVGLAIGPQRYVPSRRKRDGFVDAAVSLLGLDRSEAELLVCSTLFSVEGGQVAAGALLDQGCTGIVCGSDLMALGVVRAARDRGLDVPRDVSVVGFDDSQLIAFTDPPLTTVRQPVQAMAAAAVGALLEEIGGSPVQRTEYVFQPELVVRGSTAALRSA comes from the coding sequence GTGGTGGACGGTGTGACCGTCCCCCCGCCCAGGGCCGGCACCGCGCTGAGGCTCTCGGACATCGCCGGGCAGGCCTCGGTCAGCGAGGCGACCGTCAGCCGGGTGCTCAACGGCAAGCCGGGCGTCGCGGACACCACGCGTCAGCGGGTGCTCGCGGCGCTCGACATCCTGGGCTACGAACGTCCGGTACGACTGCGGCAGCGCAGCGCCGGGCTGATCGGACTGGTGACGCCCGAGCTCACCAACCCGATCTTCCCGGCGTTCGCGCAGTCCGTGGAGCAGGTCCTGGCCGGGCACGGCTACACGCCGGTGCTCTGCACCCAGCTGCCCGGCGGCGCCACCGAGGACGAGCTCGTCGAGCAGCTCGTCGAACGCGGCGTCGGCGGCATCGTGTTCCTCTCCGGACTGCACGCCGACACCTCGGCCGACCCGGCGCGCTACGCCGCGCTGACCGACCGCGGCGTGCCGTTCGTCCTGATCAACGGCTACAACGAGCGGATCAGCGCCCCGTTCGTCTCGCCCGATGACAACGCTGCCGTACGGATGGCCGTGGGCCACCTCGCCGAACTCGGCCACCGCCGGGTGGGCCTGGCCATCGGACCGCAGCGCTACGTGCCCTCCCGCCGCAAGCGGGACGGGTTCGTGGACGCCGCGGTCTCGCTGCTGGGCCTCGACCGGAGCGAGGCCGAACTCCTGGTGTGCTCGACGCTGTTCAGCGTCGAGGGCGGCCAGGTGGCGGCCGGCGCGCTGCTCGACCAGGGGTGCACGGGCATCGTCTGCGGCAGCGACCTGATGGCGCTGGGCGTGGTGCGGGCCGCCCGGGACCGCGGACTCGACGTCCCGCGCGACGTGTCCGTGGTCGGCTTCGACGACTCGCAGCTCATCGCGTTCACCGACCCGCCGCTGACCACGGTCCGCCAGCCCGTCCAGGCGATGGCGGCGGCCGCGGTGGGCGCCCTGCTGGAGGAGATCGGCGGAAGTCCCGTGCAGCGCACGGAGTACGTCTTCCAGCCGGAGCTGGTGGTACGGGGGTCCACGGCGGCTCTGCGCAGCGCCTGA
- a CDS encoding alpha-amylase family glycosyl hydrolase, producing MARRPLSAALALIAGAAALVVPATNAQASAPGSKDVTAVLFEWKFDSVAKACTDSLGPAGYGFVQVSPPQEHIQGGQWWTSYQPVSYRIAGRLGDRTSFANMVSTCHSAGVKVVADSVINHMSAGSGTGTGGSSYSKYDYPGLYSVNDMNDCQSQINNYGDRANVQNCELVGLADLDTGEDYVRGKIAGYLNDLLSLGVDGFRIDAAKHIPAGDLANIKSRLSNSGVYWKQEAIYGGGEAVSPDEYAGTGDVQEFRYARSLKQVFKNENLANLKNFGEGWGFMSSSKAAVFVDNHDTERNGETLNYKDGADYTLASVFMLAWPYGSPDVHSGYEWSDKDAGPPGGGTVNACYSDGWKCQHAWREIASMVGLRNTARGEAVTNWWDNGGDQIAFGRGSKAYVAINHEGSSLTRTFQTSLPAGDYCDIQSGNGVTVNGSGQFTATLGANTALALQTGARTCTGGGTGPTDPTDPGTGTSGASFGVNATTQPGQNIYVTGNQSALGNWNPASAPKLDPATYPVWKLDVSLPAGTTFEYKYVRKDANGNVTWESGANRTATVPASGKVALTADVWRG from the coding sequence ATGGCACGCAGACCCCTGTCTGCAGCGCTCGCGCTGATAGCGGGCGCCGCCGCCCTCGTGGTCCCCGCCACGAACGCGCAGGCCTCCGCTCCGGGTTCCAAGGACGTCACCGCCGTGCTCTTCGAGTGGAAGTTCGACTCGGTGGCCAAGGCGTGCACCGACTCCCTCGGCCCGGCCGGCTACGGCTTCGTACAGGTCTCCCCGCCGCAGGAGCACATCCAGGGCGGCCAGTGGTGGACCTCGTACCAGCCGGTCAGCTACAGGATCGCCGGACGGCTCGGCGACCGCACCTCGTTCGCGAACATGGTCAGCACCTGCCACAGCGCGGGCGTCAAGGTCGTGGCCGACTCGGTCATCAACCACATGTCGGCCGGTTCCGGCACGGGCACGGGCGGGTCCTCGTACAGCAAGTACGACTACCCCGGCCTGTACTCGGTCAACGACATGAACGACTGCCAGTCGCAGATCAACAACTACGGCGACCGCGCCAACGTCCAGAACTGCGAACTCGTCGGCCTCGCCGACCTGGACACCGGTGAGGACTACGTCCGCGGAAAGATCGCCGGATACCTCAACGACCTGCTCTCGCTCGGCGTCGACGGATTCCGCATCGACGCGGCCAAGCACATCCCCGCCGGTGACCTCGCCAACATCAAGTCCCGGCTGAGCAACTCCGGGGTCTACTGGAAGCAGGAGGCGATCTACGGCGGTGGCGAGGCCGTCTCGCCCGACGAGTACGCCGGCACCGGCGACGTCCAGGAGTTCCGCTACGCCCGCAGCCTCAAGCAGGTCTTCAAGAACGAGAACCTCGCCAACCTGAAGAACTTCGGCGAGGGCTGGGGCTTCATGTCCTCCTCGAAGGCCGCGGTGTTCGTCGACAACCACGACACCGAGCGCAACGGCGAGACGCTGAACTACAAGGACGGCGCCGACTACACGCTCGCCAGCGTGTTCATGCTGGCCTGGCCCTACGGCTCGCCCGACGTCCACTCCGGCTACGAGTGGTCCGACAAGGACGCCGGTCCGCCCGGCGGCGGCACGGTGAACGCCTGTTACAGCGACGGCTGGAAGTGCCAGCACGCCTGGCGCGAGATCGCCTCCATGGTCGGCCTCCGCAACACCGCCCGCGGTGAGGCCGTCACCAACTGGTGGGACAACGGCGGCGACCAGATCGCCTTCGGCCGCGGTTCCAAGGCGTACGTCGCGATCAACCACGAGGGCTCCTCGCTGACCCGTACGTTCCAGACCTCGCTGCCCGCCGGCGACTACTGCGACATCCAGTCCGGCAACGGCGTCACGGTCAACGGCTCCGGCCAGTTCACCGCCACGCTCGGCGCCAACACCGCCCTCGCCCTCCAGACGGGCGCCCGCACCTGCACCGGCGGCGGCACCGGACCGACGGACCCGACCGACCCCGGTACGGGCACGTCCGGCGCCTCGTTCGGCGTCAACGCCACCACCCAGCCCGGCCAGAACATCTACGTCACCGGCAACCAGTCCGCCCTCGGCAACTGGAACCCGGCGTCCGCACCGAAGCTCGACCCGGCCACGTACCCCGTCTGGAAGCTCGACGTGAGCCTGCCCGCCGGTACGACGTTCGAGTACAAGTACGTCCGCAAGGACGCGAACGGCAACGTCACCTGGGAGAGCGGAGCCAACCGCACGGCCACCGTGCCGGCCTCCGGCAAGGTCGCCCTGACCGCGGATGTCTGGCGCGGCTGA